In Vigna angularis cultivar LongXiaoDou No.4 chromosome 8, ASM1680809v1, whole genome shotgun sequence, one DNA window encodes the following:
- the LOC108345719 gene encoding putative disease resistance RPP13-like protein 1 gives MAAELVGGALLSAFLQVAFERLASPQFLDFFRGRKLDEKLLSNLNIMLHSINALAHDAERKQFTDPHVKAWLFSVKEAVFDAEDLFGEIDYELTRCQVEAESEPQTFTYKVSNFFNSTFKTFNKKIESELKELLEKLEYLAKQKGALGLREGTYSGDRTGGKVSQKLPSSSLVVESVIYGRDADKQMICNWLTSETDNHNHPSILSIVGMGGLGKTTLAQHVYNDTEIEEAKFDIKAWVCVSDHFDILTVTKTVLEAITKSKDDSGDLEMVHGRLKEKVSGKKFLLVLDDVWSERREEWEAVRTPLCHGAPGSRILVTTRVEKVASNMRSKVHHLKQLEEDECWKVFEEQALKDDDLELNDEKKEFGRRIVEKCKGLPLALKTIGSLLRTKSSISDWKSVLESDIWDLPKEVEIIPALLLSYQNLPSHLKRCFAYCALFPKNYEFEKEKLILLWMAEGFLHYSSQNNNLEEIGEQYFDDLLTRSFFLRSNIKMHFSMHDLLNDLAKYVCADFCFRLKFDKGNCIPKTTRHFLFAFDDLRYFDGSGSLTDAKRLRSFVPITNNFVHGAFPCQIKILIRELFSKWKFLRVLSLNGNYDLEEVPDSVGDLKHLHSLDLSRTMIRKLPDSVGLLYNLLILKLNDCSFLKELPSNLHKLTNLRCLEFEDTEVTKMPMHFGELKNLHVLNMFCVDRNSEFSAKQLGGINLHGRLSINELQNIVNPLDALEANLKNKQLVELKLIWNWNHIPDDPMKNKKVLENLQPSNQLEHLSIRSYCGTQFPSWVFDNSLSNLVSLELEDCKYCLCLPPLGLLSSLKTLKIRGFDGIVSIGAEFYGSSSSSFKSLEILKFYNMKEWEEWECKTTSFPRLQHLVIVRCPKLKGLSEQLLHLKELFIESCPNLIVSEHSEDTSALDLLRTRSCPLVNIPMTRYDFIEQITIDKSCNSLTIFQLNFFPILRLLRLEGCQNLQRISQEHPHNHLKKMSVCACPQFESFPSEGLSAAFPFLTELEIIWCRKVEKFPDGGLPSNVKHMSLSSIKLIASLRETLDVNTCLESLSMKYLDVESFPDEVLLPPSLTSLTISNCRNLKRLGHKVLYNLSSLTLFDCRNLQCLPEEGLPESISSLQILNCPLLKQRCQKPEGKDWRKIAHIQNLRV, from the coding sequence ATGGCAGCAGAACTTGTTGGTGGTGCTCTTCTTTCCGCTTTTCTTCAGGTTGCATTCGAACGGCTTGCTTCTCCTCAATTCCTAGACTTCTTTCGTGGAAGAAAGCTTGATGAGAAGCTACTCAGCAACTTGAACATCATGCTGCACTCCATCAATGCTCTCGCTCATGATGCAGAACGGAAGCAGTTCACAGATCCACACGTTAAAGCATGGCTTTTTTCTGTCAAAGAGGCTGTCTTTGATGCAGAGGATCTCTTCGGTGAAATAGATTATGAACTCACCAGATGCCAAGTGGAAGCTGAATCCGAACCTCAAACCTTTACTTACAAGGTATCAAATTTCTTCAACTCTACTTTCAAAACCTTTAACAAGAAAATTGAATCAGAGTTGAAAGAACTCCTAGAAAAACTAGAATATCTAGCAAAGCAAAAGGGTGCTCTTGGTTTGAGAGAGGGTACTTATTCTGGTGATAGAACAGGTGGTAAAGTATCACAGAAACTGCCATCATCTTCTTTGGTGGTTGAAAGTGTTATTTATGGTAGAGATGCGGACAAACAAATGATCTGTAACTGGCTCACTTCTGAAACCGACAATCATAACCATCCATCAATACTTTCCATTGTGGGAATGGGTGGGTTGGGTAAGACCACACTTGCTCAACATGTATACAATGACACAGAGATTGAGGAGgctaaatttgatattaaagctTGGGTTTGTGTTTCTGatcattttgatattttgacagTGACAAAAACAGTTCTTGAGGCAATCACTAAATCAAAAGATGATAGCGGAGACCTAGAAATGGTTCATggaagattaaaagaaaaagtatcgggaaagaaatttcttcttgttttggatGATGTTTGGAGCGAAAGGCGAGAAGAATGGGAAGCTGTGCGGACTCCTCTTTGCCATGGGGCTCCAGGAAGTAGAATTCTTGTCACAACACGTGTCGAGAAAGTTGCTTCTAACATGAGATCTAAAGTTCATCACCTAAAGCAactagaagaagatgaatgctGGAAAGTTTTTGAAGAACAAGCTCTAAAAGATGATGATCTTGAATTGAATGATGAGAAAAAGGAGTTTGGTAGAAGGATAGTTGAGAAGTGCAAAGGATTACCTCTTGCTTTGAAAACAATTGGAAGTCTTCTCCGCACAAAGTCATCCATTTCAGATTGGAAAAGCGTATTAGAAAGCGACATATGGGACTTACCAAAAGAAGTTGAAATTATCCCTGCTCTACTATTGAGTTATCAGAACCTTCCTTCTCATCTCAAGAGGTGTTTTGCTTATTGTGCATTATTTCCGAAAAATTATGAgtttgaaaaagagaaattaattttgctGTGGATGGCTGAAGGTTTTCTCCATTACTCTTCACAGAACAACAATTTAGAAGAAATTGGTGAACAATATTTTGATGATCTGCTAACGAGGTCTTTCTTTCTTCGGTCAAACATCAAAATGCATTTCTCCATGCATGACCTTCTGAATGATTTGGCAAAATATGTTTGTGCAGATTTCTGTTTCAGATTGAAATTTGATAAAGGAAACTGTATACCTAAAACAACCcgtcattttttatttgcattcGATGATTTAAGATATTTTGATGGTTCTGGGAGTTTAACTGATGCTAAAAGACTGCGTTCATTTGTTCCGATTACAAATAACTTTGTGCATGGTGCTTTTCCTTgtcaaatcaaaattttgatacgTGAATTGTTCTCCAAGTGGAAGTTTTTACGCGTCTTATCTTTGAATGGAAATTATGACCTCGAAGAGGTCCCTGATTCTGTTGGTGATCTTAAACATCTCCATTCATTGGACCTTTCTCGTACTATGATACGAAAACTACCTGACTCAGTAGGTTTGCTCTATAACTTGCTGATATTGAAGTTGAATGATTGTTCATTTTTGAAGGAATTGCCTTCAAATTTGCATAAGCTCACCAATTTGCGTTGCCTGGAATTTGAAGATACAGAAGTGACAAAGATGCCAATGCATTTTGGAGAGTTGAAGAATCTTCATGTACTGAATATGTTTTGTGTCGATAGAAATAGTGAGTTCAGTGCTAAGCAGCTAGGAGGAATCAATCTTCATGGAAGGCTATCAATTAATGAGCTACAAAATATTGTGAATCCTTTGGATGCATTAGaagcaaatttgaaaaataaacaacttGTGGAGCTAAAGTTAATATGGAATTGGAATCACATCCCCGATGATCCaatgaaaaacaagaaagtgCTTGAGAATCTACAACCTTCTAATCAGTTGGAGCATCTTTCAATCAGGAGCTATTGTGGTACACAATTCCCAAGTTGGGTATTCGATAATTCGTTATCAAATTTGGTATCCTTAGAGTTAGAGGATTGTAAATATTGCCTATGTTTGCCTCCCCTGGGACTATTGTCATCTCTGAAGACCCTCAAGATTAGAGGATTTGATGGAATAGTAAGCATTGGTGCTGAATTTTATGGGAGCAGCTCTTCTTCATTCAAGTCCTTGGAAATATTGAAATTCTACAACATGAAGGAATGGGAAGAATGGGAATGTAAAACTACTTCTTTTCCACGTCTTCAACATCTTGTTATTGTTCGATGTCCCAAGCTGAAAGGTCTGTCAGAGCAACTTCTTCATTTAAAGGAACTTTTTATTGAGTCATGTCCTAACCTCATCGTTAGCGAACACAGCGAAGACACATCAGCGCTTGATCTCTTGAGAACTCGTTCATGCCCACTTGTCAATATTCCCATGACTCGTTATGATTTCATTGAACAAATAACAATTGATAAAAGTTGCAACTCTCTTACAATCTTTCAGCTAAATTTCTTTCCAATTCTCCGTTTACTTCGTCTGGAAGGATGCCAAAACCTACAAAGAATTTCACAAGAGCACCCTCATAATCATCTCAAGAAAATGTCAGTATGTGCATGTCCTCAATTTGAATCATTTCCCAGTGAAGGATTATCTGCAGCATTTCCATTTCTTACTGAACTGGAGATAATTTGGTGTCGAAAAGTGGAGAAGTTCCCAGATGGAGGTTTGCCATCAAACGTAAAACACATGTCTCTTTCAAGTATAAAACTTATCGCCTCCCTGCGAGAGACCTTGGATGTCAACACATGTCTTGAAAGCTTATCTATGAAATATCTTGATGTGGAGTCTTTTCCCGACGAAGTTTTGCTGCCACCTTCTCTTACTTCTTTAACAATCAGTAATTGCCGAAATCTCAAAAGGCTAGGCCACAAGGTTCTCTATAACCTCTCCTCTCTCACACTTTTTGATTGCCGTAACCTCCAATGCTTACCTGAGGAGGGTCTGCCCGAATCCATCTCTTCTCTTCAAATTTTGAACTGTCCATTGCTGAAGCAGCGTTGTCAGAAGCCAGAAGGCAAAGATTGGAGAAAGATTGCTCACATTCAAAATCTGAGAGTTTGA
- the LOC108343680 gene encoding plasma membrane ATPase — MGGLEDIKNEAVDLERIPVDEVFRELNCTKEGLTNEEGDKRLQVFGPNKLEEKEESKLLKFLGFMWNPLSWVMEAAAIMAIALANGGGEPPDWQDFVGIVVLLFINSTISFIEENNAGNAAAALMAGLAPKAKVLRDGRWSEVDASILVPGDIISIKLGDIIPADARLLEGDSLKIDQSALTGESLPVTRNPGDEVFSGSTVKQGEIEAVVIATGVHTFFGKAAHLVDSTNQVGHFQKVLTAIGNFCICSIALGMIIEIVVMYPIQHRKYRSGINNLLVLLIGGIPIAMPTVLSVTMAIGSHRLSEQGAITKRMTAIEEMAGMDVLCSDKTGTLTLNKLTVDKSLIEIFSRDADKDTVILLGARASRVENQDAIDACIVGMLGDPKEARDGITEVHFLPFNPVDKRTAITYIDSEGKWYRVSKGAPEQIIELCNLREEVKKKALSIIDKFADRGLRSLAVAKQEVPEKTKESAGGPWQFVGLLPLFDPPRHDSAETIRRALHLGVNVKMITGDQLAIGKETGRRLGMGSNMYPSSSLLGQHKDESIAALPIDELIEKADGFAGVFPEHKYEIVKRLQERKHICGMTGDGVNDAPALKRADIGIAVADATDAARSASDIVLTEPGLSVIVSAVLTSRAIFQRMKNYTIYAVSITIRVVLGFMLLALIWKFDFSPFMVLIIAILNDGTIMTISKDRVKPSPVPDSWKLREIFFTGVVLGAYLAIMTVVFFWAAYASNFFSDKFGVRSIRESHGELTAAVYLQVSIVSQALIFVTRSRSWSYVERPGLLLVVAFLIAQLIATIIAVYANWEFAKIKGIGWGWAGVIWVYSIIFYIPMDILKFIIRYALTGKAWNNITENRVAFNSKNDYGKGEREAQWAAAQRTLHGLNPPQTVHDILNERNDYRELSELAEQAKKRAEVARLREVHTLKGHVESVVKLKGLDIDTIQQNYTL; from the coding sequence atGGGAGGTCTCGAAGATATCAAGAACGAGGCAGTGGATCTGGAGCGGATTCCTGTGGATGAAGTGTTCCGCGAACTGAATTGTACGAAGGAAGGTCTGACGAATGAGGAAGGCGACAAGAGGTTGCAGGTTTTTGGACCAAACAAGTtggaggaaaaggaagaaagcaAGCTCCTTAAATTCTTGGGTTTTATGTGGAACCCTTTGTCATGGGTGATGGAAGCCGCAGCCATCATGGCCATTGCATTGGCAAATGGAGGGGGTGAGCCCCCAGACTGGCAAGACTTTGTTGGAATCGTGGTGTTGCTCTTTATCAACTCAACCATCAGTTTCATTGAAGAAAACAACGCCGGCAATGCTGCAGCAGCACTCATGGCAGGCCTTGCTCCGAAAGCAAAGGTTTTGAGAGATGGAAGGTGGTCTGAAGTGGACGCTAGCATACTGGTACCGGGAGATATAATCAGCATCAAACTGGGAGACATCATTCCAGCTGATGCTCGTCTCTTGGAAGGAGATTCCCTCAAGATTGATCAGTCTGCACTCACGGGCGAGTCATTACCTGTTACTAGGAACCCCGGCGATGAAGTCTTCTCTGGCTCCACAGTGAAGCAAGGAGAGATTGAAGCAGTTGTAATCGCTACTGGGGTTCATACCTTCTTCGGTAAGGCTGCTCACCTGGTCGACAGCACTAACCAAGTTGGGCATTTCCAAAAGGTGTTGACGGCCATTGGAAATTTCTGCATTTGCTCAATTGCTTTGGGGATGATCATTGAAATTGTGGTGATGTATCCAATTCAGCACCGCAAGTACAGGAGCGGAATCAACAACCTCTTGGTCCTTCTGATTGGAGGGATTCCCATTGCCATGCCTACAGTGTTGTCAGTAACAATGGCAATTGGTTCCCACAGGCTCTCTGAGCAAGGTGCTATCACCAAGAGGATGACAGCCATTGAGGAGATGGCTGGGATGGATGTTCTGTGCAGTGACAAGACTGGCACTCTTACACTTAACAAGCTTACAGTGGACAAGTCTTTGAttgagattttctcaagagatGCTGACAAGGATACAGTAATTTTGCTTGGGGCTAGGGCCTCCAGAGTTGAAAACCAGGATGCTATTGATGCTTGCATAGTTGGAATGTTGGGCGATCCAAAAGAGGCTAGAGATGGCATTACAGAGGTGCATTTTCTGCCATTTAACCCAGTGGACAAACGCACAGCCATAACATACATAGACAGTGAAGGTAAGTGGTACCGAGTAAGCAAAGGTGCACCAGAACAGATTATCGAGCTCTGCAACCTTCgggaagaagtgaagaagaaggcTTTATCCATCATTGATAAATTTGCTGACCGCGGTCTTCGTTCGCTTGCTGTGGCGAAACAAGAGGTGCCAGAAAAGACAAAGGAGAGTGCTGGAGGACCATGGCAGTTCGTGGGTCTGTTGCCACTCTTTGACCCACCAAGGCATGACAGTGCTGAGACTATAAGGCGCGCTCTCCATCTAGGAGTTAACGTTAAGATGATTACAGGTGATCAGCTAGCCATCGGCAAGGAAACTGGTCGCAGACTTGGCATGGGAAGCAACATGTATCCTTCTTCATCCCTCCTCGGTCAGCATAAGGATGAGTCCATTGCTGCACTTCCCATTGATGAACTTATTGAGAAAGCTGATGGCTTTGCCGGTGTCTTCCCTGAGCACAAGTACGAGATAGTAAAGAGACTCCAGGAAAGGAAACACATTTGTGGGATGACAGGAGATGGTGTGAACGATGCACCTGCACTCAAAAGAGCTGATATTGGGATCGCTGTTGCCGATGCAACTGACGCAGCTCGAAGTGCATCCGACATAGTTCTCACCGAGCCTGGCTTGAGTGTGATCGTGAGTGCTGTGTTGACAAGCAGAGCCATCTTCCAAAGGATGAAGAATTACACCATATATGCTGTTTCTATTACCATCCGAGTGGTGTTAGGGTTTATGCTGCTTGCTCTGATCTGGAAGTTTGACTTCTCACCCTTCATGGTTTTGATCATTGCCATTCTGAATGATGGTACCATCATGACCATTTCCAAAGACAGGGTGAAGCCATCTCCAGTGCCAGATTCCTGGAAGTTGAGAGAGATTTTCTTTACCGGCGTTGTTCTCGGTGCCTACCTAGCTATCATGACTGTTGTCTTCTTCTGGGCTGCTTATGCATCTAACTTTTTCTCGGACAAATTCGGAGTGAGATCCATCAGGGAAAGCCACGGCGAGCTCACGGCAGCTGTTTATCTTCAAGTGAGCATTGTAAGTCAAGCACTCATTTTTGTGACACGCTCCAGGAGCTGGTCTTACGTTGAACGCCCTGGTCTGCTTCTTGTCGTTGCTTTTCTTATAGCACAGCTCATAGCCACAATCATAGCTGTGTATGCAAACTGGGAATTTGCAAAGATTAAAGGCATTGGATGGGGTTGGGCTGGTGTGATTTGGGTATACAGCATAATTTTCTATATTCCCATGGATATTCTGAAGTTCATCATCCGATATGCATTAACTGGAAAAGCTTGGAACAATATCACTGAGAATAGGGTTGCTTTCAACTCAAAGAACGATTATGGAAAGGGAGAAAGAGAAGCACAGTGGGCTGCAGCTCAACGCACATTACATGGCTTGAATCCACCTCAAACTGTTCATGACATTTTGAATGAGAGAAACGATTACAGGGAGCTGTCTGAACTTGCAGAACAGGCCAAGAAACGTGCCGAAGTTGCCAGGCTAAGGGAGGTTCACACTCTGAAGGGTCATGTTGAGTCTGTCGTGAAGCTCAAAGGACTTGACATTGATACAATCCAGCAGAACTACACACTTTGA